One genomic window of Cannabis sativa cultivar Pink pepper isolate KNU-18-1 chromosome 2, ASM2916894v1, whole genome shotgun sequence includes the following:
- the LOC133034567 gene encoding uncharacterized protein LOC133034567: MTTEKDQDSRGNEVMAETHGLAAQTHTQRVPESVPMNQLLSVGEKPEKFTGPNFKRWQQKMLFYLTTMNLAKLVTDDEQVLKEDEKDTNVINAVKAWKKDDFLCRNYIMNSLENNLYEVYLTKNTAKELWESLDRKYKTEDAGTKKFVVGRFLDFKMVDSKTVISQVQEFQVILHYILRE; this comes from the coding sequence ATGACTACTGAAAAGGATCAAGATAGTAGAGGTAATGAAGTAATGGCTGAGACTCATGGTCTGGCAGCTCAAACTCATACACAAAGAGTTCCGGAATCTGTTCCAATGAACCAACTTCTGAGTGTTGGGGAAAAACCGGAAAAATTCACAGGACCAAATTTCAAGAGGTGGCAGCAGAAGATGCTCTTCTATCTGACTACCATGAATCTTGCAAAATTAGTCACTGATGACGAACAAGTGCTCAAAGAAGATGAAAAAGACACTAACGTCATCAACGCTGTTAAAGCTTGGAAGAAAGATGATTTTCTATGTCGTAATTATATTATGAATAGCTTAGAAAATAATCTGTATGAAGTATATCTTACAAAGAATACGGCTAAGGAACTGTGGGAGTCTTTAGATCGAAAATATAAAACTGAGGATGCTGGCACAAAGAAATTTGTTGTTGGTCGTTTCCTTGATTTTAAAATGGTAGATTCCAAAACTGTGATTAGTCAAGTTCAGGAATTTCAAGTGATCTTACACTACATTCTGAGGGAATGA